Proteins encoded within one genomic window of Oncorhynchus keta strain PuntledgeMale-10-30-2019 chromosome 12, Oket_V2, whole genome shotgun sequence:
- the LOC118391116 gene encoding phosphoglycerate kinase-like, which produces MSLSNKLTLDKVDVKGKRVIMRVDFNVPMKDHNITNNQRIKAAVPTIKHCLDHGAKAVVLMSHLGRPDGNPMPDKFSLKPVAAELKSLLGKDVHFLKDCVGPDVEKACADPAAGSVILLENLRFHVAEEGKGKDASGNKTKATQEQIDSFRASLSKLGDVYVNDAFGTAHRAHSSMVGVNLSQKAAGFLMKKELDYFAMALEKPARPFLAILGGAKVKDKIQLINNMLDQVNEMIIGGGMAFTFLKVLNNMEIGASLYDDEGAKIVKELMAKAEKNKVKINLPVDFITAEKFDEHAQTGTATVAAGIPAGWMGLDCGPESNKHFAEAVGRAKQIVWNGPVGVFEFENFAKGTKGLMDKVVEVTKSGCVTIIGGGDTATCCAKWGTEDKVSHVSTGGGASLELLEGKVLPGVNALSSA; this is translated from the exons ATGTCGCTGTCAAATAAACTCACCCTGGACAAGGTGGACGTGAAGGGGAAGCGCGTGATCATGAG GGTTGATTTCAATGTGCCAATGAAGGACCATAACATAACGAACAACCAGAG GATCAAGGCTGCTGTCCCCACCATCAAGCACTGTCTTGACCATGGGGCCAAGGCTGTGGTGCTGATGAGCCACTTGGGTCGTCCTGATGGGAACCCCATGCCTGACAAATTCTCCCTGAAGCCTGTGGCTGCCGAGCTCAAGAGCCTGCTGGGCAA GGACGTGCACTTCCTGAAGGACTGCGTAGGTCCCGACGTAGAGAAGGCCTGTGCTGACCCTGCTGCCGGTTCAGTCATCCTCCTGGAGAACCTGAGGTTCCACGTTGCAGAGGAGGGCAAGGGCAAGGACGCCTCCGGAAACAAG ACCAAAGCAACCCAGGAGCAAATTGATTCCTTCAGAGCCTCTCTGTCCAAACTGGGAGACGTCTACGTCAACGATGCTTTCGGCACAGCACACAGAGCCCACAG CTCCATGGTTGGAGTGAACCTGTCCCAGAAGGCTGCAGGCTTCCTGATGAAGAAGGAGCTTGACTACTTTGCCATGGCTCTGGAGAAACCAGCCAGGCCCTTCCTGGCCATCCTCGGAGG AGCCAAGGTCAAGGACAAGATTCAGCTGATCAACAACATGTTGGACCAGGTCAATGAGATGATCATTGGTGGTGGCATGGCCTTCACCTTCCTCAAGGTCCTTAACAACATGGAG ATCGGCGCCTCTCTATACGATGATGAGGGTGCCAAGATTGTCAAGGAGCTGATGGCCAAGGCCGAGAAGAACAAGGTCAAGATCAACCTCCCCGTCGACTTCATCACCGCAGAGAAGTTTGACGAGCATGCCCAGACTGGCACCGCAACCGTGGCTGCTGGCATCCCTGCAGGCTGGATG ggtcTGGACTGTGGACCAGAGAGCAACAAGCACTTCGCTGAGGCTGTAGGCAGAGCCAAGCAGATCGTGTGGAACGGCCCCGTGGGTGTGTTTGAGTTTGAGAACTTCGCCAAAGGAACCAAGGGCCTGATGGACAAAGTGGTGGAGGTCACCAAGTCAGGCTGCGTCACAATCATCG GTGGAGGCGACACCGCTACTTGCTGCGCCAAATGGGGCACAGAGGACAAGGTCAGCCACGTCAGCACAGGAGGCGGAGCCAGCCTGGAGCTTCTGGAGG GTAAAGTGTTGCCCGGTGTGAATGCCCTCAGCAGTGCCTAA